A genomic region of Pelodiscus sinensis isolate JC-2024 chromosome 19, ASM4963464v1, whole genome shotgun sequence contains the following coding sequences:
- the DNMT1 gene encoding DNA (cytosine-5)-methyltransferase 1 isoform X3, producing MLIPRRGWYIPPLCPGLQDLEKDEEGLSEKECVKEKLSLVHGFLQADAQNQLSDLETKLRREELSEEGYLARVKALLSQELSVENGDANGCSENGAQGSDEDSGRASRDGGEDSAMETEETAAASSSALAAASKTRKPRRSKSNGSPASSRVTRSSGRQPTILALFAKGSNKRKSDEVNGEVKQETNSEKEEEELEEKEHDEKRMKIETKEGPEIKDEATPIKTAPPAKTTPPKCVECRQYLDDPDLKFFQGDPDNALEEPEMLTDERLSIFDANEDGFESYEDLPQHKVTSFSVYDKKGHLCPFDTGLVERNIELYFSGTVKPIYDDNPCLDGGVRAKKLGPINAWWITGFDGGERALIGFTTAFADYILMEPSEEYAPTFALMQEKIYMSKIVVEFLQNNPHVSYEDLLNKIETTVPPAGLNFNRFTEDSLLRHAQFVVEQVESYDEAGDSDEPPVLITPCMRDLIKLAGVTLGKRRAARRQAIRHPTKIDKDKGPTKATTTKLVYLIFDTFFSEQIEKNEREDDKENAMKRRRCGVCEVCQQPECGKCKACQNMIKFGGSGRSKQACLQRRCPNLAVREADEDEEVDDNIPEMPSPKKMLQGRKKKQNKSRISWVGEPIKRDGKKDYYQKVCIDSETLEVGDCVSVSPDEPSKPLYLARVTALWEDSSGQMFHAHWFCQGMDTVLGKTSDSLELFLVDECEDMQLSYIHGKVNVVYKAPSENWALEGGLDMEIKMVEDDGRTYFYQMWYDQEYARFESPPKILPSEDNKYKFCMSCARLDEVRQKEILKVMEPREEVDGKMFYGLATKNGVQYRLGDGVFLLPEAFSFSMKLASPAKRPKKEAVDEELYPEHYRKYSEYIKGSNQDAPEPYRVGRIKEIFCSMRSNGKPNEADIKLRLYKFYRPENTHKSVKASYHSDINLLYWSDEEVTVDFKAVQGRCTVEYGEDLTECIQDYSASGPDRFYFLEAYSAKAKSFEDPPNHARRAGSKGKGKGKGKGRSAAAAEQSRQEAAEVKLPKLRTLDVFSGCGGLSEGFHQAGIAETLWAIEMWEPAAQAFRLNNPGTTVFTEDCNVLLKLVMSGEKTNSLGQKLPQKGDVEMLCGGPPCQGFSGMNRFNSRTYSKFKNSLVVSFLSYCDYYRPRFFLLENVRNFVSFKRSMVLKLTLRCLVRMGYQCTFGVLQAGQYGVAQTRRRAIVLAAAPGEKLPMFPEPLHVFAPRACQLSVVVDDKKFVSNITRTYSGPFRTITVRDTMSDLPEIRNGAAALEISYNGEPQSWFQRQIRGSQYQPILRDHICKDMSALVAARMRHVPLAPGSDWRDLPNIEVRLSDGTTTRKLRYTHHEKKNGRSSTGALRGVCSCAEGKPCDPADRQFNTLIPWCLPHTGNRHNHWAGLYGRLEWDGFFSTTVTNPEPMGKQGRVLHPEQHRVVSVRECARSQGFPDTYRLFGNVLDKHRQVGNAVPPPLAKSIGLEIKACVSAKMKEEATEPSKAAKMEVAD from the exons GCTCCAGGATTTGGAGAAGGATGAAGAGGGGCTGAGTGAGAAG GAGTGCGTGAAGGAGAAGCTGAGTCTGGTCCATGGCTTCCTGCAAGCAGATGCACAGAATCAGCTGAGCGACCTCGAGACCAAGCTGCGCAGGGAGGAGCTGTCGGAG GAGGGGTACCTGGCCAGGGTGAAAGCCTTGCTCAGCCAAGAGCTGTCCGTGGAGAATGGCGACGCCAACGGGTGCTCCGAGAACGGCGCCCAGGGGAGCGACGAGGACTCAGGGCGAGCGAGCCGCGACGGGGGGGAGGACAGCGCTATGGAGACGGAGGAGACGGCGGCCGCGTCCTCTTCAGCACTGGCAGCGGCGTCAAAAACCCGCAAGCCCAGGAGGAGCAAGTCCAACG GGTCCCCCGCCAGTTCGAGGGTCACGCGCAGCTCCGGCAGGCAGCCCACCATCCTGGCGCTCTTTGCCAAAGG CTCCAACAAACGCAAATCAGATGAGGTGAACGGAGAAGTGAAGCAGGAAACGAATtcggaaaaggaggaggaggagctggaagagAAG GAGCATGacgaaaaaagaatgaaaattgaAACCAAAGAAGG GCCGGAGATAAAAGATGAAGCTACTCCAATTAAGACAGCGCCGCCTGCCAAA ACCACTCCTCCCAAGTGCGTCGAGTGCCGGCAGTACCTGGACGACCCTGACCTCAAGTTCTTCCAGGGGGATCCTGACAACGCG CTGGAGGAGCCAGAGATGCTGACGGACGAGCGCTTGTCCATTTTCGACGCCAACGAAGACGGGTTTGAAAGTTACGAGGATTTGCCCCAGCACAAAGTGACCTCCTTcag CGTCTACGACAAAAAGGGCCATTTGTGCCCCTTCGACACGGGGCTCGTTGAGAGGAACATCGAGCTGTACTTCAGCGGCACCGTGAAGCCCATCTACGACGACAACCCGTGTCTGGATG GTGGCGTTAGAGCCAAGAAGCTGGGTCCCATCAACGCTTGGTGGATCACTGGCTTCGATGGAGGAGAGCGAGCCCTGATTGGCTTCACTACGG CCTTCGCGGATTACATCCTCATGGAGCCCAGCGAGGAGTACGCCCCCACCTTCGCACTGATGCAGGAGAAAATCTACATGAGTAAAATCGTTGTGGAATTCCTGCAGAACAACCCACACGTCAGCTATGAGGATTTGCTGAACAAGATCGAG ACGACCGTGCCTCCTGCTGGGCTGAACTTCAACCGCTTCACAGAGGACTCCCTGCTGCGGCACGCCCAGTTTGTGGTGGAGCAGGTGGAGAGCTACGACGAGGCCGGAGACAGTGATGAGCCGCCCGTCCTCATCACGCCCTGCATGAGGGACCTGATCAAGCTCGCGGGGGTCACCCTGGGGAAGAG GCGGGCCGCCAGGAGGCAGGCCATTCGGCACCCCACCAAGATCGACAAGGACAAGGGGCCCACCAAGGCCACCACCACCAAGCTGGTGTACCTGATCTTCGACACCTTCTTCTCGGAGCAGATCGAGAAGAACGAGCGCGAGGACGACAAGGAGAACGCCATGAAGCGCCGGCGCTGCGGCGTGTGTGAG GTTTGCCAGCAGCCCGAGTGTGGCAAGTGCAAAGCCTGCCAGAACATGATCAAGTTTGGGGGCAGTGGCCGGAGCAAACAGGCCTGCCTGCAGAGGAG GTGTCCCAATCTGGCCGTCAGAGAAGCGGATGAGGACGAGGAGGTGGACGACAACATCCCCGAAATGCCGTCGCCCAAGAAAATGCTGCAGGGCAGGAAGAAGAAGCAGAACAAAAGCCGGATTTCCTGGGTGGGGGAGCCGATCAAG CGCGACGGGAAGAAGGACTATTACCAGAAGGTGTGCATCGACTCGGAGACCCTGGAGGTGGGGGACTGCGTCTCCGTCAGTCCTGACGAGCCCTCCAAGCCTCTGTACCTGGCGAG AGTCACTGCGCTGTGGGAAGACAGCAGTGGGCAAATGTTCCATGCCCACTGGTTCTGCCAGGGCATGGACACCGTCCTGGGGAAGACCTCGGACTCCTTGGAGCTCTTCCTGGTGGACGAGTGCGAAGACATGCAGCTGTCCTACATCCACGGCAAAGTGAACGTGGTCTACAAGGCTCCCTCGGAGAACTGGGCCCTGGAG GGGGGGCTGGACATGGAGATTAAGATGGTGGAGGACGACGGCAGAACCTATTTCTACCAAATGTGGTATGACCAGGAGTACGCCCGGTTCGAGTCTCCCCCGAAGATCCTGCCCTCCGAGGACAACAAGTACAA GTTCTGCATGAGCTGTGCCCGCCTGGACGAGGTGAGGCAGAAGGAGATTCTTAAAGTCATGGAGCCCCGGGAAGAGGTGGACGGGAAGATGTTCTATGGCCTGGCGACGAAGAACGGCGTGCAGTACCGGCTAGGGGACGGCGTCTTTCTCCTACCCGAGGCTTTCTCCTTCAG CATGAAGCTGGCCAGCCCCGCCAAGCGCCCCAAGAAGGAGGCTGTGGACGAGGAGCTGTACCCCGAGCACTACCGCAAGTACTCTGAGTACATCAAGGGCAGCAACCAGGACGCCCCGGAGCCGTACCGCGTGGGCCGGATCAAGGAGATCTTCTGCAGCATGCGCAGCAACGGCAAGCCCAACGAGGCCGACATCAAGCTGCGGCTCTACAAATTCTACAG GCCCGAGAACACCCACAAGTCTGTGAAAGCCAGCTACCACTCGGACATCAACCTGCTGTACTGGAGCGACGAGGAGGTGACGGTGGACTTCAAGGCCGTGCAGGGCCGCTGCACGGTGGAGTACGGGGAGGACCTGACGGAATGTATCCAGGACTACTCCGCCAGCGGGCCTGACCGCTTCTACTTCCTGGAG GCGTACAGTGCCAAAGCCAAGAGCTTCGAAGACCCTCCCAACCACGCCCGGAGAGCTGGCAGCAAGGGCAAGGGCAAGGGCAAAG GCAAAGGCAGGTCGGCGGCTGCCGCGGAGCAGAGCCGGCAGGAGGCTGCCGAGGTGAAGCTGCCCAAACTGCGCACCCTGGACGTGTTCTCCGGCTGCGGGGGCTTGTCGGAGGGGTTCCACCAAGCAG GGATCGCGGAGACGCTGTGGGCCATCGAGATGTGGGAGCCGGCGGCCCAGGCCTTCCGCCTCAATAACCCGGGCACCACGGTGTTCACGGAGGACTGCAACGTGCTGCTGAAGCTGGTCATGTCCGGCGAGAAGACCAACTCGCTGGGCCAGAAGCTCCCGCAGAAGGGGGACGTGGAGATGCTCTGCGGCGGCCCGCCCTGCCAGGGCTTCAGCGGCATGAACCGCTTCAACTCCCGCACCTACTCCAAGTTCAAGAACTCCCTGGTGGTCTCCTTCCTCAG TTACTGCGACTACTACAGGCCACGCTTCTTCCTGCTGGAGAATGTCCGCAACTTCGTCTCCTTCAAGCGCTCCATGGTGCTGAAGCTCACCTTGCGCTGCCTCGTGCGGATGGGCTACCAGTGCACCTTCGGGGTGCTGCAG GCAGGGCAGTACGGCGTGGCCCAGACGCGCCGACGGGCGATCGTCCTCGCGGCAGCCCCTGGAGAGAAGCTACCCATGTTCCCCGAGCCCCTGCACGTGTTCGCGCCCCGGGCCTGCCAGCTGAGCGTCGTGGTGGACGACAAGAAGTTTGTCAGCAACATAACCAG GACGTACTCGGGGCCCTTCCGAACCATCACGGTGCGGGACACCATGTCCGACCTGCCGGAGATCCGGAACGGCGCCGCGGCTCTGGAGATCTCCTACAACGGGGAGCCCCAGTCCTGGTTCCAGAGACAGATCCGGGGCTCGCAGTATCAGCCCATTCTTAGGGACCACATCTGCAAG GACATGAGTGCGCTGGTAGCTGCTCGCATGAGGCACGTCCCCCTGGCCCCGGGCTCAGACTGGCGCGACCTGCCCAACATCGAGGTGCGGCTGTCGGACGGCACCACCACGCGGAAGCTGCGTTACACTCACCACGAGAAGAAGAACGGGCGCAGCAGCACGGGAGCGCTGCGGGGGGTGTGCTCCTGCGCGGAAG GCAAACCGTGCGACCCTGCAGACCGGCAGTTCAACACCCTCAtcccctggtgcctgccccaCACCGGCAACCGGCACAACCACTGGGCGGGGCTGTACGGCCGGCTGGAGTGGGACGGCTTCTTCAGCACCACCGTCACCAACCCGGAGCCCATGGGCAAGCAG GGCCGGGTGCTTCACCCGGAGCAGCACCGGGTGGTGAGCGTGCGGGAGTGCGCGCGGTCGCAGGGCTTCCCTGACACCTACAGGCTCTTCGGGAACGTGCTGGACAAACACAGGCAG GTCGGGAACGCGGTGCCTCCGCCGCTGGCCAAATCCATCGGGCTGGAGATCAAGGCGTGCGTGTCGGCGAAAATGAAAGAGGAGGCCACAG AGCCCAGCAAAGCAGCCAAGATGGAAGTGGCGGACTAG
- the DNMT1 gene encoding DNA (cytosine-5)-methyltransferase 1 isoform X2, which translates to MPARAAPPPAPLPPELRRRLQDLEKDEEGLSEKECVKEKLSLVHGFLQADAQNQLSDLETKLRREELSEEGYLARVKALLSQELSVENGDANGCSENGAQGSDEDSGRASRDGGEDSAMETEETAAASSSALAAASKTRKPRRSKSNGSPASSRVTRSSGRQPTILALFAKGSNKRKSDEVNGEVKQETNSEKEEEELEEKEHDEKRMKIETKEGPEIKDEATPIKTAPPAKTTPPKCVECRQYLDDPDLKFFQGDPDNALEEPEMLTDERLSIFDANEDGFESYEDLPQHKVTSFSVYDKKGHLCPFDTGLVERNIELYFSGTVKPIYDDNPCLDGGVRAKKLGPINAWWITGFDGGERALIGFTTAFADYILMEPSEEYAPTFALMQEKIYMSKIVVEFLQNNPHVSYEDLLNKIETTVPPAGLNFNRFTEDSLLRHAQFVVEQVESYDEAGDSDEPPVLITPCMRDLIKLAGVTLGKRRAARRQAIRHPTKIDKDKGPTKATTTKLVYLIFDTFFSEQIEKNEREDDKENAMKRRRCGVCEVCQQPECGKCKACQNMIKFGGSGRSKQACLQRRCPNLAVREADEDEEVDDNIPEMPSPKKMLQGRKKKQNKSRISWVGEPIKRDGKKDYYQKVCIDSETLEVGDCVSVSPDEPSKPLYLARVTALWEDSSGQMFHAHWFCQGMDTVLGKTSDSLELFLVDECEDMQLSYIHGKVNVVYKAPSENWALEGGLDMEIKMVEDDGRTYFYQMWYDQEYARFESPPKILPSEDNKYKFCMSCARLDEVRQKEILKVMEPREEVDGKMFYGLATKNGVQYRLGDGVFLLPEAFSFSMKLASPAKRPKKEAVDEELYPEHYRKYSEYIKGSNQDAPEPYRVGRIKEIFCSMRSNGKPNEADIKLRLYKFYRPENTHKSVKASYHSDINLLYWSDEEVTVDFKAVQGRCTVEYGEDLTECIQDYSASGPDRFYFLEAYSAKAKSFEDPPNHARRAGSKGKGKGKGRSAAAAEQSRQEAAEVKLPKLRTLDVFSGCGGLSEGFHQAGIAETLWAIEMWEPAAQAFRLNNPGTTVFTEDCNVLLKLVMSGEKTNSLGQKLPQKGDVEMLCGGPPCQGFSGMNRFNSRTYSKFKNSLVVSFLSYCDYYRPRFFLLENVRNFVSFKRSMVLKLTLRCLVRMGYQCTFGVLQAGQYGVAQTRRRAIVLAAAPGEKLPMFPEPLHVFAPRACQLSVVVDDKKFVSNITRTYSGPFRTITVRDTMSDLPEIRNGAAALEISYNGEPQSWFQRQIRGSQYQPILRDHICKDMSALVAARMRHVPLAPGSDWRDLPNIEVRLSDGTTTRKLRYTHHEKKNGRSSTGALRGVCSCAEGKPCDPADRQFNTLIPWCLPHTGNRHNHWAGLYGRLEWDGFFSTTVTNPEPMGKQGRVLHPEQHRVVSVRECARSQGFPDTYRLFGNVLDKHRQVGNAVPPPLAKSIGLEIKACVSAKMKEEATEPSKAAKMEVAD; encoded by the exons GCTCCAGGATTTGGAGAAGGATGAAGAGGGGCTGAGTGAGAAG GAGTGCGTGAAGGAGAAGCTGAGTCTGGTCCATGGCTTCCTGCAAGCAGATGCACAGAATCAGCTGAGCGACCTCGAGACCAAGCTGCGCAGGGAGGAGCTGTCGGAG GAGGGGTACCTGGCCAGGGTGAAAGCCTTGCTCAGCCAAGAGCTGTCCGTGGAGAATGGCGACGCCAACGGGTGCTCCGAGAACGGCGCCCAGGGGAGCGACGAGGACTCAGGGCGAGCGAGCCGCGACGGGGGGGAGGACAGCGCTATGGAGACGGAGGAGACGGCGGCCGCGTCCTCTTCAGCACTGGCAGCGGCGTCAAAAACCCGCAAGCCCAGGAGGAGCAAGTCCAACG GGTCCCCCGCCAGTTCGAGGGTCACGCGCAGCTCCGGCAGGCAGCCCACCATCCTGGCGCTCTTTGCCAAAGG CTCCAACAAACGCAAATCAGATGAGGTGAACGGAGAAGTGAAGCAGGAAACGAATtcggaaaaggaggaggaggagctggaagagAAG GAGCATGacgaaaaaagaatgaaaattgaAACCAAAGAAGG GCCGGAGATAAAAGATGAAGCTACTCCAATTAAGACAGCGCCGCCTGCCAAA ACCACTCCTCCCAAGTGCGTCGAGTGCCGGCAGTACCTGGACGACCCTGACCTCAAGTTCTTCCAGGGGGATCCTGACAACGCG CTGGAGGAGCCAGAGATGCTGACGGACGAGCGCTTGTCCATTTTCGACGCCAACGAAGACGGGTTTGAAAGTTACGAGGATTTGCCCCAGCACAAAGTGACCTCCTTcag CGTCTACGACAAAAAGGGCCATTTGTGCCCCTTCGACACGGGGCTCGTTGAGAGGAACATCGAGCTGTACTTCAGCGGCACCGTGAAGCCCATCTACGACGACAACCCGTGTCTGGATG GTGGCGTTAGAGCCAAGAAGCTGGGTCCCATCAACGCTTGGTGGATCACTGGCTTCGATGGAGGAGAGCGAGCCCTGATTGGCTTCACTACGG CCTTCGCGGATTACATCCTCATGGAGCCCAGCGAGGAGTACGCCCCCACCTTCGCACTGATGCAGGAGAAAATCTACATGAGTAAAATCGTTGTGGAATTCCTGCAGAACAACCCACACGTCAGCTATGAGGATTTGCTGAACAAGATCGAG ACGACCGTGCCTCCTGCTGGGCTGAACTTCAACCGCTTCACAGAGGACTCCCTGCTGCGGCACGCCCAGTTTGTGGTGGAGCAGGTGGAGAGCTACGACGAGGCCGGAGACAGTGATGAGCCGCCCGTCCTCATCACGCCCTGCATGAGGGACCTGATCAAGCTCGCGGGGGTCACCCTGGGGAAGAG GCGGGCCGCCAGGAGGCAGGCCATTCGGCACCCCACCAAGATCGACAAGGACAAGGGGCCCACCAAGGCCACCACCACCAAGCTGGTGTACCTGATCTTCGACACCTTCTTCTCGGAGCAGATCGAGAAGAACGAGCGCGAGGACGACAAGGAGAACGCCATGAAGCGCCGGCGCTGCGGCGTGTGTGAG GTTTGCCAGCAGCCCGAGTGTGGCAAGTGCAAAGCCTGCCAGAACATGATCAAGTTTGGGGGCAGTGGCCGGAGCAAACAGGCCTGCCTGCAGAGGAG GTGTCCCAATCTGGCCGTCAGAGAAGCGGATGAGGACGAGGAGGTGGACGACAACATCCCCGAAATGCCGTCGCCCAAGAAAATGCTGCAGGGCAGGAAGAAGAAGCAGAACAAAAGCCGGATTTCCTGGGTGGGGGAGCCGATCAAG CGCGACGGGAAGAAGGACTATTACCAGAAGGTGTGCATCGACTCGGAGACCCTGGAGGTGGGGGACTGCGTCTCCGTCAGTCCTGACGAGCCCTCCAAGCCTCTGTACCTGGCGAG AGTCACTGCGCTGTGGGAAGACAGCAGTGGGCAAATGTTCCATGCCCACTGGTTCTGCCAGGGCATGGACACCGTCCTGGGGAAGACCTCGGACTCCTTGGAGCTCTTCCTGGTGGACGAGTGCGAAGACATGCAGCTGTCCTACATCCACGGCAAAGTGAACGTGGTCTACAAGGCTCCCTCGGAGAACTGGGCCCTGGAG GGGGGGCTGGACATGGAGATTAAGATGGTGGAGGACGACGGCAGAACCTATTTCTACCAAATGTGGTATGACCAGGAGTACGCCCGGTTCGAGTCTCCCCCGAAGATCCTGCCCTCCGAGGACAACAAGTACAA GTTCTGCATGAGCTGTGCCCGCCTGGACGAGGTGAGGCAGAAGGAGATTCTTAAAGTCATGGAGCCCCGGGAAGAGGTGGACGGGAAGATGTTCTATGGCCTGGCGACGAAGAACGGCGTGCAGTACCGGCTAGGGGACGGCGTCTTTCTCCTACCCGAGGCTTTCTCCTTCAG CATGAAGCTGGCCAGCCCCGCCAAGCGCCCCAAGAAGGAGGCTGTGGACGAGGAGCTGTACCCCGAGCACTACCGCAAGTACTCTGAGTACATCAAGGGCAGCAACCAGGACGCCCCGGAGCCGTACCGCGTGGGCCGGATCAAGGAGATCTTCTGCAGCATGCGCAGCAACGGCAAGCCCAACGAGGCCGACATCAAGCTGCGGCTCTACAAATTCTACAG GCCCGAGAACACCCACAAGTCTGTGAAAGCCAGCTACCACTCGGACATCAACCTGCTGTACTGGAGCGACGAGGAGGTGACGGTGGACTTCAAGGCCGTGCAGGGCCGCTGCACGGTGGAGTACGGGGAGGACCTGACGGAATGTATCCAGGACTACTCCGCCAGCGGGCCTGACCGCTTCTACTTCCTGGAG GCGTACAGTGCCAAAGCCAAGAGCTTCGAAGACCCTCCCAACCACGCCCGGAGAGCTGGCAGCAAGGGCAAGGGCAAGGGCAAAG GCAGGTCGGCGGCTGCCGCGGAGCAGAGCCGGCAGGAGGCTGCCGAGGTGAAGCTGCCCAAACTGCGCACCCTGGACGTGTTCTCCGGCTGCGGGGGCTTGTCGGAGGGGTTCCACCAAGCAG GGATCGCGGAGACGCTGTGGGCCATCGAGATGTGGGAGCCGGCGGCCCAGGCCTTCCGCCTCAATAACCCGGGCACCACGGTGTTCACGGAGGACTGCAACGTGCTGCTGAAGCTGGTCATGTCCGGCGAGAAGACCAACTCGCTGGGCCAGAAGCTCCCGCAGAAGGGGGACGTGGAGATGCTCTGCGGCGGCCCGCCCTGCCAGGGCTTCAGCGGCATGAACCGCTTCAACTCCCGCACCTACTCCAAGTTCAAGAACTCCCTGGTGGTCTCCTTCCTCAG TTACTGCGACTACTACAGGCCACGCTTCTTCCTGCTGGAGAATGTCCGCAACTTCGTCTCCTTCAAGCGCTCCATGGTGCTGAAGCTCACCTTGCGCTGCCTCGTGCGGATGGGCTACCAGTGCACCTTCGGGGTGCTGCAG GCAGGGCAGTACGGCGTGGCCCAGACGCGCCGACGGGCGATCGTCCTCGCGGCAGCCCCTGGAGAGAAGCTACCCATGTTCCCCGAGCCCCTGCACGTGTTCGCGCCCCGGGCCTGCCAGCTGAGCGTCGTGGTGGACGACAAGAAGTTTGTCAGCAACATAACCAG GACGTACTCGGGGCCCTTCCGAACCATCACGGTGCGGGACACCATGTCCGACCTGCCGGAGATCCGGAACGGCGCCGCGGCTCTGGAGATCTCCTACAACGGGGAGCCCCAGTCCTGGTTCCAGAGACAGATCCGGGGCTCGCAGTATCAGCCCATTCTTAGGGACCACATCTGCAAG GACATGAGTGCGCTGGTAGCTGCTCGCATGAGGCACGTCCCCCTGGCCCCGGGCTCAGACTGGCGCGACCTGCCCAACATCGAGGTGCGGCTGTCGGACGGCACCACCACGCGGAAGCTGCGTTACACTCACCACGAGAAGAAGAACGGGCGCAGCAGCACGGGAGCGCTGCGGGGGGTGTGCTCCTGCGCGGAAG GCAAACCGTGCGACCCTGCAGACCGGCAGTTCAACACCCTCAtcccctggtgcctgccccaCACCGGCAACCGGCACAACCACTGGGCGGGGCTGTACGGCCGGCTGGAGTGGGACGGCTTCTTCAGCACCACCGTCACCAACCCGGAGCCCATGGGCAAGCAG GGCCGGGTGCTTCACCCGGAGCAGCACCGGGTGGTGAGCGTGCGGGAGTGCGCGCGGTCGCAGGGCTTCCCTGACACCTACAGGCTCTTCGGGAACGTGCTGGACAAACACAGGCAG GTCGGGAACGCGGTGCCTCCGCCGCTGGCCAAATCCATCGGGCTGGAGATCAAGGCGTGCGTGTCGGCGAAAATGAAAGAGGAGGCCACAG AGCCCAGCAAAGCAGCCAAGATGGAAGTGGCGGACTAG